In Paenibacillus guangzhouensis, a single window of DNA contains:
- a CDS encoding ankyrin repeat domain-containing protein yields MSDNNLVQQFLEAAAQGDVATLKKCLEQGIDINVRNKQKRTAVLIAAMNDHLKAVSFLVEAGANVDLQDETCFNPFLFGCINGKLELVKLMIKANTNIELLTRFGGVGITPASEKGHVEVVRELLTTTDINVNHTNICGWTPLIEAIILNDGGEKQQTIIKLLIEHGANVHMVDKYGVTPLELARKKGFVEIEQILLAAGAK; encoded by the coding sequence ATGTCAGACAACAACTTGGTACAACAATTTCTTGAAGCAGCAGCTCAAGGGGATGTCGCAACTTTGAAGAAATGCCTAGAACAAGGTATCGACATCAATGTAAGAAACAAGCAAAAAAGAACAGCGGTTCTGATTGCGGCAATGAACGATCATTTGAAGGCCGTATCCTTCCTGGTCGAAGCTGGAGCAAATGTGGATTTGCAAGATGAGACTTGCTTCAACCCATTCTTGTTCGGCTGCATTAACGGGAAGCTCGAGCTCGTTAAGCTCATGATCAAAGCGAATACGAACATCGAATTATTGACTCGCTTCGGTGGCGTCGGCATTACCCCTGCCAGTGAGAAAGGCCATGTTGAAGTCGTTCGCGAGCTCCTCACAACGACAGACATCAATGTGAATCATACGAATATTTGCGGTTGGACACCTCTGATCGAAGCAATCATCTTGAATGATGGTGGAGAAAAACAGCAGACCATTATTAAGCTCTTAATCGAACATGGCGCAAATGTGCACATGGTTGATAAGTACGGTGTTACACCACTTGAGCTGGCAAGAAAGAAAGGTTTCGTCGAAATTGAGCAAATCTTGTTAGCAGCAGGCGCGAAGTAA
- a CDS encoding DUF2877 domain-containing protein: MHEHHARSGDLDWMNQLQHTKFHGYVHSVFDRTINVESIKNGELYTFACQHLDNAPNTMLIDIDRFSELAIEVNDIVYADQRIVHIGDQLSIAMDQVTTWECQLPRFPSDIESVINNLVITKDMALQRGKCGGMKPDLTSGSLFEQETSRLLSVRSLMLQEALLHHQVSDACRHAAGIIGLGPGLTPSGDDFLVGLLSTFHMENSPGRIYQGFGEKIVDVARTLTNEISYMALKQASKGRVRESITRLLHSITCGKQEELILSLDKVLTIGSSSGTDIVYGMISGLEINIQAGGTVCLPKL, encoded by the coding sequence ATGCACGAGCATCATGCACGATCTGGTGATCTGGACTGGATGAATCAACTGCAACATACGAAATTTCATGGTTATGTGCATAGTGTATTCGACAGAACGATAAATGTCGAATCCATCAAAAATGGCGAATTATATACCTTTGCATGCCAGCACTTGGATAATGCACCCAATACAATGCTAATCGACATTGATCGATTCAGCGAACTTGCGATAGAAGTTAACGACATTGTATATGCTGACCAGCGAATTGTACACATTGGAGACCAATTGTCGATCGCCATGGATCAAGTTACAACGTGGGAATGTCAGCTTCCTCGTTTCCCAAGCGATATCGAATCTGTAATCAACAATCTCGTCATAACAAAAGACATGGCCTTGCAACGCGGGAAATGCGGTGGCATGAAACCTGATTTAACAAGCGGCAGCCTATTTGAACAAGAGACATCGAGGTTGCTCAGCGTTCGTTCCCTGATGCTTCAAGAAGCACTGCTTCACCACCAAGTCTCGGACGCATGTCGTCATGCGGCTGGGATCATCGGCCTTGGGCCAGGGTTAACCCCTTCGGGAGATGACTTTCTCGTTGGCCTACTCTCTACATTTCACATGGAGAATAGCCCAGGCCGCATCTATCAAGGATTCGGCGAGAAAATCGTGGACGTCGCAAGAACATTGACCAATGAGATTAGTTATATGGCACTCAAGCAAGCATCCAAGGGTCGAGTGAGGGAATCTATCACCCGTTTGCTTCATTCCATTACATGCGGTAAACAAGAAGAGTTGATTCTCTCTTTAGATAAGGTATTAACAATCGGATCTTCATCGGGCACTGATATCGTCTACGGGATGATCAGCGGACTCGAGATCAACATTCAAGCAGGAGGTACAGTATGTCTACCAAAGTTGTAA
- the fdrA gene encoding acyl-CoA synthetase FdrA, translating into MSTKVVIKQSTYFDSVSLMSLSTKANQIEGVEQAVIAMGTEMNKEVLRNVGLLTPELEEAKTSDLMIVVKAATDELCESAFLQIEELFKNKGAAKGTSDIKYPTIDSAAKSIPDANLAVISVNGAYAAREARKALDNDLNVMLFSDNVSIEDEIALKQYAHEKGLLLMGPDCGTAIIGGVALCFGNSVRRGNIGIVGASGTGSQEVSVRIHDFGGGITQLIGTGGRDLSEQVGGIMMLDGMKALDEDEATKVIVLISKPPAPSVEKKVLDQIKQCKKPVVVYFIGGTEESVVAAGGHFAKTSKEAALKAVVLAGADESTINKRALNIPLVEEVRAKLTPEQKYIRGLFCGGTLCDESMYIAMEKFDNVYSNIQKNPDYKLKDLHVSKEHTFLDLGDDDFTNGKPHPMIDPSTRIARFLQEAKDPEVGVIVMDFILGFGSHEDPVGVMLPAIIEAKELAAKEGRHLEILGYVLGTDLDSPKIEDQVNKLMEAGVTIASSSTNAGLLSREFVVKGA; encoded by the coding sequence ATGTCTACCAAAGTTGTAATTAAACAAAGCACGTATTTCGATTCTGTGTCCTTGATGTCCCTATCCACCAAAGCGAACCAAATAGAAGGTGTAGAGCAAGCGGTGATCGCGATGGGTACGGAAATGAATAAAGAGGTTCTACGCAATGTTGGACTACTCACACCTGAACTGGAAGAAGCCAAGACAAGCGATCTGATGATCGTCGTCAAAGCGGCTACTGATGAGCTTTGTGAAAGCGCATTCTTGCAAATTGAAGAGCTCTTCAAGAACAAGGGCGCAGCGAAAGGTACAAGCGACATCAAGTATCCAACGATCGATTCCGCAGCGAAAAGCATTCCAGACGCGAACCTAGCTGTAATCTCCGTGAACGGTGCATATGCAGCGAGAGAAGCTAGAAAAGCACTCGATAACGATCTGAACGTCATGCTCTTCAGCGACAACGTAAGCATCGAAGATGAGATCGCATTAAAACAATATGCACATGAAAAAGGCTTGCTCCTGATGGGCCCTGACTGCGGAACAGCAATTATCGGGGGCGTCGCGCTCTGCTTCGGTAACTCGGTTAGACGCGGCAACATCGGTATCGTTGGCGCATCCGGCACAGGCAGCCAAGAAGTCAGCGTTCGTATTCATGATTTCGGCGGCGGCATTACGCAGCTGATCGGTACAGGCGGGCGTGACCTGAGCGAGCAAGTCGGCGGCATCATGATGCTCGATGGCATGAAAGCGCTGGACGAAGATGAAGCGACGAAAGTGATCGTCTTGATCTCCAAACCGCCAGCACCAAGCGTTGAGAAAAAAGTGCTCGACCAAATCAAGCAATGCAAGAAGCCTGTCGTGGTCTACTTCATCGGCGGCACCGAAGAATCGGTGGTTGCTGCAGGCGGACATTTCGCGAAGACATCCAAGGAAGCAGCGCTTAAAGCGGTTGTCCTTGCTGGTGCAGATGAGAGCACGATCAACAAGCGCGCACTCAACATTCCACTTGTTGAAGAAGTACGTGCGAAACTTACTCCAGAGCAAAAATATATTCGCGGATTGTTCTGTGGCGGTACACTGTGTGACGAATCCATGTATATCGCAATGGAGAAATTCGACAATGTATACAGCAACATTCAGAAGAACCCTGACTACAAGCTGAAGGATCTGCATGTGAGCAAAGAGCACACCTTCCTCGATCTCGGTGACGATGACTTCACGAACGGCAAGCCGCACCCGATGATCGACCCTTCGACACGGATCGCGCGTTTCTTGCAAGAAGCGAAGGACCCTGAGGTTGGCGTAATCGTCATGGACTTCATTCTTGGCTTCGGCTCCCACGAAGATCCGGTTGGCGTGATGCTTCCTGCGATCATCGAAGCGAAGGAACTCGCTGCGAAGGAAGGCAGACATCTTGAAATTCTCGGCTATGTGCTCGGCACAGACCTCGACAGTCCGAAAATTGAAGACCAAGTGAACAAGTTGATGGAAGCTGGCGTAACGATCGCAAGCAGCAGCACGAATGCAGGTCTGCTATCCAGAGAATTTGTCGTGAAAGGGGCTTAA
- a CDS encoding YlbE family protein, which yields MSKINELFNSKLNVINVGIEFFKDDILKQNATATHLEWKPPGGGKPELIKALDKLEDPALIEKIEAANKLAVERIVNSQPILIGFDQAINCVPGMTKTTILHSGPPITWDRMNGAMRGAVTGAIVFEGLAKDLEEAAEVAASGKITFAPCHEHNCVGSMAGVTSASMFMHIVENKTYGNIAYTNLSEQMSKILRMGANDETVIARLNWMRDVLGPMLRDAMKLSNGIDLRLMLAQALHMGDECHNRNNAGTSLLIQALTPFILETNFTTEQKREVFDFVASSDYFSGPTWMALCKCALDAAHGIENSTIVTTMARNGVEFGIRVSGMPGNTWFTGPAQKVIGPMFAGYKPEDSGLDIGDSAITETYGIGGFAMAAAPAIVALVGGTVEEALGFSTKMKEITTTENPNVTIPLLNFSGIATGIDVRNVIQTGILPVINTAIAHKEPGIGMIGAGITYPPTEAFEKALLALSDKIS from the coding sequence ATGAGCAAAATTAATGAACTTTTTAATAGCAAATTAAATGTCATCAACGTGGGTATCGAATTTTTCAAGGATGATATCTTGAAGCAAAATGCAACGGCAACACACCTCGAGTGGAAACCGCCGGGTGGCGGCAAGCCGGAATTGATCAAAGCGCTCGACAAGCTCGAGGATCCAGCATTGATTGAGAAAATCGAAGCAGCGAACAAACTTGCGGTTGAGCGTATTGTGAACTCCCAGCCGATCTTAATCGGCTTCGACCAAGCGATCAATTGCGTACCAGGCATGACGAAGACAACCATCTTGCACTCCGGTCCTCCAATTACGTGGGATCGCATGAACGGTGCCATGAGAGGCGCGGTAACAGGCGCGATCGTATTCGAAGGCTTAGCGAAGGATCTGGAAGAAGCTGCGGAAGTGGCTGCATCCGGCAAAATTACTTTCGCACCATGTCATGAGCACAACTGTGTAGGATCCATGGCCGGCGTCACTTCCGCATCCATGTTCATGCACATCGTTGAGAATAAAACGTACGGCAATATCGCTTACACGAACCTCAGTGAGCAAATGTCCAAAATCCTTCGCATGGGCGCGAATGACGAGACGGTTATCGCTCGTCTGAACTGGATGCGCGACGTACTCGGACCGATGCTTCGTGACGCAATGAAATTGTCGAATGGTATCGATCTTCGTCTTATGCTGGCGCAAGCGCTTCATATGGGCGACGAGTGCCACAACCGTAACAATGCGGGTACAAGCTTATTAATCCAAGCCCTGACACCATTCATTCTAGAGACGAACTTCACGACAGAGCAAAAACGCGAAGTCTTCGATTTCGTAGCAAGCAGCGACTACTTCTCCGGACCGACCTGGATGGCGCTCTGCAAATGTGCGCTTGATGCAGCGCATGGTATTGAGAACAGCACCATTGTTACAACCATGGCGCGCAACGGGGTTGAATTCGGGATTCGCGTCAGCGGTATGCCGGGCAACACGTGGTTCACAGGCCCAGCTCAGAAAGTTATCGGACCGATGTTCGCAGGCTACAAGCCAGAGGATTCCGGCCTTGATATCGGTGACAGCGCGATTACAGAGACGTACGGGATTGGTGGATTCGCGATGGCAGCGGCGCCAGCGATTGTCGCTCTTGTCGGCGGTACGGTAGAAGAAGCGCTTGGCTTCTCGACGAAAATGAAGGAAATTACGACAACAGAAAATCCGAACGTGACGATTCCTCTGCTGAACTTCAGCGGGATTGCAACGGGGATCGATGTTCGCAATGTTATTCAGACAGGTATTCTTCCCGTCATCAACACCGCGATTGCACATAAGGAGCCAGGTATTGGCATGATTGGTGCGGGCATTACGTACCCACCAACGGAAGCGTTCGAGAAAGCACTGCTCGCTTTAAGTGACAAAATCAGCTAA
- a CDS encoding cytosine permease, which yields MEQVNNRSIEEFKSYGYAEDILPKSTEKRDWSTFNYITVWMGAVHNLMSYMTVAGFFVLGLSVPQVLWAVMTAAIIVSIGYVLNGYAGSKYGIGYSMLLRSSFGVKGSVIPALCRGLIAGVVFFGTKTIIGAQSFNVIFTKIFPGYMDMVPGFNFLGLDFPTIVSYIILWVITVGLFLGGMKILSLFSKWSSPIIYIFIVGAAIWAISVAGGFGPIFDYTPSNPTSSPLIFIACVSALVSNWGGPIVNIADLTQRAKTDKAPMIGLPLGMIASYILFGITCVGLLVGTQIAFGIKGFNIVAAIDQIGNPFIVIVLLLTLNIASTSYVVFGNLLPSGLQMTALLPKVFNVKTAAILTAIIGTAILPWKLVNGTQALYLFYSFIGSMYGPITGIMLASFFLERKRTLNLSAIYLKQGDNGEYKSGYNVIACTIFIISFLIVLSGAFFKDVAFLAAISKSAFLSGLIISGVLYAIFYRFNKQTTVLDRETGVKAS from the coding sequence ATGGAACAGGTCAACAATCGTAGCATTGAAGAGTTCAAATCTTACGGGTATGCAGAGGATATTCTACCGAAATCCACTGAGAAGCGTGATTGGAGCACTTTCAACTACATTACAGTTTGGATGGGCGCTGTGCATAACTTGATGTCGTACATGACCGTTGCGGGATTTTTCGTACTCGGTTTGTCTGTCCCGCAAGTACTGTGGGCGGTCATGACAGCGGCAATTATCGTATCGATCGGTTATGTGTTGAATGGCTACGCAGGATCCAAATACGGCATTGGATATTCGATGTTACTACGAAGCTCCTTTGGCGTAAAAGGTTCGGTTATTCCTGCATTATGCCGCGGGCTAATAGCAGGGGTCGTATTCTTCGGAACGAAGACGATTATTGGTGCACAATCCTTTAACGTCATCTTCACGAAAATCTTCCCAGGCTATATGGACATGGTTCCCGGTTTTAATTTCCTAGGACTCGATTTCCCGACGATAGTATCCTATATCATTTTGTGGGTCATCACGGTGGGATTATTCCTAGGCGGCATGAAAATTCTTAGTTTGTTCAGTAAATGGTCTTCACCAATCATTTATATCTTTATCGTAGGCGCCGCTATCTGGGCGATCAGCGTGGCTGGCGGATTCGGACCGATCTTCGACTACACGCCAAGCAATCCAACATCTAGCCCGCTTATCTTCATCGCTTGCGTCAGTGCCCTTGTATCGAACTGGGGGGGTCCAATCGTGAACATCGCGGACCTTACGCAGCGCGCGAAGACAGACAAAGCACCAATGATCGGTCTGCCGCTCGGCATGATCGCATCGTATATCTTATTTGGCATCACTTGTGTAGGACTGCTTGTAGGTACACAAATCGCATTCGGCATCAAAGGATTCAATATCGTTGCGGCGATCGACCAAATCGGCAATCCGTTCATCGTGATCGTGTTATTGCTCACCTTGAATATTGCTTCGACAAGTTATGTTGTATTCGGCAACCTGCTTCCTTCCGGCTTACAAATGACTGCGCTTCTACCAAAAGTGTTCAATGTGAAGACAGCGGCGATTCTAACAGCCATCATCGGAACAGCGATCTTGCCTTGGAAGCTCGTCAACGGCACGCAAGCACTCTATTTATTCTATAGCTTCATCGGTTCGATGTATGGTCCGATTACGGGCATCATGCTCGCAAGCTTCTTCCTTGAACGGAAGAGAACGCTGAACCTGTCTGCGATCTACCTGAAGCAAGGCGATAACGGCGAGTATAAGAGCGGATACAATGTCATTGCTTGTACCATATTTATCATCAGCTTCTTGATCGTATTATCCGGCGCATTCTTCAAAGATGTTGCCTTCCTTGCTGCAATCAGCAAATCGGCATTCCTGAGCGGACTCATTATCTCAGGCGTGCTCTACGCGATATTCTATCGATTCAACAAACAGACGACTGTCTTAGATCGTGAGACAGGAGTGAAAGCATCTTAA
- the arcC gene encoding carbamate kinase: MSKLVIVAIGGNSLVRDNGRDSIQDQYEAVRETVVNIADMVQEGYKVVVTHGNGPQVGFAMQRVEIASEVSGMPTIPLVNCVADTQGGIGYQIQQALTNEFAKRGINKKVASVITQVEVSKDDPNFQNPTKPVGSFFTLEQAEAMKKDHPDWVMIEDSGRGYRRVVPSPKPIDIVEKDAIKSLIDADYVVIAVGGGGIPVVRTGDNTYDGVDAVIDKDFATSLLAEQVNAETLIITTGVSRVCINFGKPNQKALEKITVEETKQYVAENHFAPGSMLPKIEASLSFLEHNGSRVIITNPESLKNAINEQAGTHIVK, from the coding sequence ATGAGTAAACTCGTGATTGTAGCCATCGGTGGCAATTCATTAGTACGTGATAACGGCCGCGATTCAATTCAAGATCAATATGAAGCGGTTCGCGAGACCGTCGTCAATATCGCAGATATGGTTCAGGAAGGTTATAAGGTTGTCGTGACCCACGGGAACGGCCCTCAGGTTGGATTTGCCATGCAGCGTGTCGAGATTGCTAGCGAAGTAAGCGGCATGCCAACGATTCCACTCGTGAACTGTGTCGCAGATACTCAAGGGGGGATTGGCTACCAAATCCAGCAAGCATTAACCAACGAATTCGCCAAACGCGGCATCAATAAAAAAGTAGCGAGCGTCATTACGCAAGTGGAAGTCAGCAAGGATGATCCGAACTTCCAGAACCCAACGAAGCCGGTTGGCTCCTTCTTCACCCTAGAGCAGGCTGAGGCGATGAAGAAAGATCATCCGGACTGGGTGATGATCGAAGATTCAGGCCGGGGTTATCGCCGCGTTGTACCTTCGCCGAAGCCGATCGATATCGTGGAGAAGGACGCGATCAAGTCTCTGATCGATGCCGATTACGTGGTTATCGCTGTTGGCGGCGGCGGCATCCCTGTCGTTCGGACAGGCGACAACACGTACGACGGCGTTGATGCGGTCATCGACAAGGACTTCGCAACAAGCCTGCTCGCAGAGCAAGTGAATGCAGAGACGCTCATCATCACAACCGGCGTATCCCGCGTGTGCATCAACTTCGGCAAACCGAACCAGAAGGCACTGGAGAAGATTACGGTTGAGGAGACGAAGCAATACGTCGCGGAGAACCACTTCGCTCCTGGCAGCATGCTGCCGAAGATCGAAGCCAGCCTTAGCTTCCTAGAGCATAATGGATCTCGTGTTATTATTACGAATCCAGAGAGCTTAAAGAATGCCATCAATGAGCAAGCAGGAACGCATATTGTGAAGTAG
- the murI gene encoding glutamate racemase, with the protein MTIGFFDSGVGGLTVLAESLRRLPTENYLFMADTLHVPYGTKPENDVRSFILEGVEQMVSVGIDALVIACNTATSIAINELRERYSFPIVGMEPAVKPAVEMNHATGKRVLVFATPLTLQQPKYYSLVHRVDEGGIVDSLPLPELVEYCEAMQFDRKLMGDYFRSKLAAYNLDDYGMIVLGCTHYPYYKAILRDVLPPHIEMIDGNAGTIKRLSALLNRYGIPVGSGKGSVRFMCSGNDPVYLDKLETALALIREDGYVTQHVV; encoded by the coding sequence ATGACAATCGGGTTTTTCGATTCGGGGGTCGGCGGCCTTACGGTATTAGCTGAATCACTGCGCCGGCTGCCAACAGAGAACTATCTCTTCATGGCAGATACCCTACATGTCCCTTACGGAACGAAGCCGGAGAATGACGTAAGATCATTCATTCTAGAGGGCGTAGAACAGATGGTAAGTGTGGGCATCGATGCACTGGTTATCGCATGTAATACAGCGACGAGTATTGCGATTAACGAGCTTAGAGAACGATACTCTTTTCCGATCGTCGGTATGGAGCCCGCGGTGAAGCCAGCCGTGGAGATGAATCATGCGACAGGGAAGCGGGTGCTCGTCTTCGCTACACCATTAACGCTGCAACAACCGAAATATTATTCGCTTGTTCATCGCGTGGATGAGGGGGGAATCGTCGATTCTCTTCCGCTGCCGGAGCTTGTGGAATATTGTGAGGCGATGCAGTTCGATCGTAAATTGATGGGTGATTATTTCCGGTCGAAGCTAGCAGCCTATAACTTAGATGATTATGGTATGATTGTGCTTGGCTGTACGCATTATCCTTATTACAAAGCCATCCTAAGGGACGTCCTGCCGCCACATATCGAGATGATCGATGGCAATGCAGGGACGATTAAGCGGCTGTCCGCACTGCTGAATCGTTATGGCATTCCGGTAGGCAGCGGGAAGGGGAGCGTCCGCTTCATGTGTTCAGGCAATGATCCCGTCTATTTGGATAAACTGGAGACTGCGCTCGCATTAATTCGTGAGGATGGATATGTAACGCAGCACGTTGTGTAG
- a CDS encoding exodeoxyribonuclease III has product MVKFVSWNVNGLRACVNKGFYDYFKDIDADIFCVQETKLQEGQIELEIGEEYMQFWNYAEKKGYSGTAIFTRLKPLSVRYGIEEDYEPEGRIITLEFEDFYFITVYTPNAKRDLSRLDERMTWEDRFRGYLQELDKHKPVIVCGDLNVAHQEIDLKHPKPNLGNAGFTLEERDKMTTLLGSGFTDTFRHLYPDQTDIYSWWSYMPKVRERNVGWRIDYFLVSSQLNDAISDAKIDCHIMGSDHCPVILEMNLASQS; this is encoded by the coding sequence ATGGTCAAGTTCGTATCTTGGAATGTTAACGGCCTCCGTGCCTGTGTGAACAAAGGATTCTATGATTACTTCAAAGACATCGATGCAGATATATTTTGTGTGCAGGAAACGAAACTGCAGGAAGGTCAGATTGAACTCGAAATCGGCGAGGAATATATGCAATTCTGGAACTATGCTGAGAAGAAAGGCTATTCGGGGACTGCCATCTTTACCCGGCTGAAGCCATTATCTGTCCGTTATGGGATAGAGGAAGATTACGAGCCCGAAGGACGTATTATCACGCTCGAATTCGAAGACTTCTACTTCATCACCGTCTATACGCCAAATGCCAAACGCGACCTCTCCCGTCTGGACGAGCGCATGACATGGGAAGATCGATTCCGGGGTTATCTGCAAGAGCTGGACAAGCATAAACCAGTCATTGTCTGTGGAGACTTGAATGTCGCCCATCAAGAGATCGACCTGAAGCATCCGAAGCCCAACTTAGGCAACGCCGGCTTCACCCTCGAGGAACGGGATAAAATGACAACACTACTCGGCTCCGGATTCACGGATACATTCCGCCATCTCTATCCGGATCAGACAGACATCTACTCATGGTGGTCCTACATGCCGAAGGTGCGTGAGCGGAACGTGGGCTGGCGGATTGACTATTTCCTCGTCTCGTCGCAATTGAACGATGCGATTTCGGACGCAAAAATCGATTGCCACATCATGGGCAGCGACCATTGCCCCGTCATTTTGGAGATGAATCTAGCATCCCAATCCTAA
- a CDS encoding DUF2306 domain-containing protein — MRKRRLYRGMFGVAVVYILYVTFMNFIHDPQAAAFLSHKVGLKRTVNTSIWLPVMMVHIVAACIAMLAGAVNFSNLILTRYRSFHRANGYLYVIAVILVDITSGYMAPYATGGKMNSMAFNFINFIWLIMTIAAVVFIKRKQLAKHRKWMIRSYVFCYTNLFIHLISFLASKGVGLPYVTSYTIGVYGAIVINILLAEWIIRRVI, encoded by the coding sequence ATTCGAAAAAGACGGTTATATAGGGGGATGTTCGGCGTGGCTGTCGTGTACATCCTCTACGTCACCTTTATGAACTTCATCCATGATCCACAGGCAGCTGCATTTCTCAGCCATAAGGTAGGACTGAAGCGCACGGTCAACACCTCGATTTGGCTGCCTGTGATGATGGTCCACATCGTTGCTGCTTGCATTGCTATGCTCGCAGGGGCCGTGAATTTCTCGAACCTTATTCTGACACGGTATCGTTCCTTCCACCGCGCGAACGGTTATCTCTATGTCATAGCCGTTATTCTCGTCGACATCACATCCGGCTATATGGCCCCCTATGCGACTGGCGGGAAAATGAACAGCATGGCATTTAACTTCATCAATTTCATTTGGCTTATCATGACCATCGCTGCCGTTGTATTCATTAAGCGGAAGCAGCTAGCGAAGCATCGCAAATGGATGATTCGAAGCTATGTATTCTGCTATACCAACCTTTTCATTCATCTCATCAGCTTCCTTGCGAGCAAAGGTGTAGGACTACCTTATGTGACGAGCTATACGATAGGTGTCTACGGCGCAATTGTGATTAACATCCTACTCGCGGAATGGATCATTCGCCGCGTCATATGA
- a CDS encoding flavocytochrome c, which produces MKKKVSAMLVLVLSFALIITGCGNGSQSQSQDNPKKEETKETEAVSGATQAGYTPVDQLKDKYDIIIVGAGGAGMSAALEAKAKGMNPVIFEKMPIAGGNTLKSSSGMNASETKFQKEQGIKDSNDLFYEETLKGGHDTNDKDMLRFFVDNSASAIDWLDSIGIRLNNITITGGMNEKRTHRPEDGSAVGQFLVSGLLKNVQEKEIPLFVKADVKEITEKDGKVNGVKVVIDGNEEKEIAANAVVVTTGGFGANMDMISDVRSDLKGLVTTNQIGSTGDGIKMIEKLGGVTVDMDQIQVHPTVQQEKSYLIGEAVRGEGAILVSSEGKRFTNELDTRDNVTAAINKLPEKSAYLVFDSGVKSRAKAIQQYEKMGFVIQGESVEALANAINVPGDQLKTTVDTWNSAVKNKKDAEFGRTTGMDNDLSGAPYYAIKIAPGIHYTMGGVKINTNTEVLNKDGKAIPGLFAAGELTGGLHGQNRIGGNSVAEIIIFGRQAGIKSAEFVKAP; this is translated from the coding sequence ATGAAAAAGAAAGTATCAGCTATGCTTGTTCTCGTTCTCTCTTTCGCGCTCATCATCACAGGATGCGGTAACGGAAGCCAGAGTCAAAGCCAGGACAACCCGAAAAAAGAAGAGACAAAAGAAACAGAAGCCGTATCTGGAGCTACGCAAGCTGGCTATACGCCAGTTGATCAGCTTAAAGATAAATATGACATTATCATTGTCGGGGCAGGTGGCGCAGGGATGTCCGCTGCACTTGAAGCCAAAGCAAAAGGCATGAACCCTGTAATCTTCGAAAAAATGCCGATTGCCGGAGGAAATACGCTGAAATCATCTTCAGGTATGAATGCTTCCGAGACGAAGTTCCAAAAAGAACAAGGCATCAAAGACAGCAATGATCTATTCTATGAAGAAACGCTAAAAGGCGGTCATGATACGAACGACAAAGATATGCTTCGTTTCTTCGTTGATAATTCCGCAAGCGCAATCGATTGGCTCGACTCCATCGGCATTCGATTGAATAATATCACGATTACAGGCGGTATGAACGAGAAACGTACCCACCGTCCGGAAGACGGCTCGGCCGTAGGGCAATTTCTTGTAAGTGGACTCCTAAAAAATGTTCAGGAGAAAGAAATTCCACTATTCGTTAAAGCCGATGTTAAAGAAATTACAGAAAAAGACGGCAAAGTGAACGGCGTCAAAGTCGTGATCGATGGGAATGAGGAAAAAGAAATCGCAGCGAACGCTGTTGTTGTGACAACTGGCGGTTTTGGCGCGAACATGGATATGATCAGCGATGTTCGCTCCGACTTGAAAGGTCTTGTCACGACGAACCAAATCGGCAGTACAGGCGATGGCATTAAGATGATTGAGAAGCTCGGCGGCGTGACCGTGGATATGGATCAAATTCAAGTTCACCCTACGGTACAGCAAGAGAAGTCTTATCTTATCGGGGAAGCGGTCCGCGGTGAGGGTGCGATTCTCGTATCCAGTGAGGGCAAGCGATTCACCAATGAGCTGGATACACGCGACAATGTAACTGCTGCTATCAATAAACTTCCAGAGAAATCAGCTTATCTTGTATTTGATTCCGGTGTGAAATCCCGTGCCAAAGCCATTCAGCAATATGAAAAAATGGGCTTTGTCATTCAAGGAGAATCGGTCGAAGCTCTGGCCAATGCAATCAACGTTCCTGGAGATCAGTTAAAAACGACGGTAGATACATGGAACAGTGCGGTTAAGAATAAAAAGGATGCCGAGTTCGGCAGAACGACAGGAATGGACAACGACTTGTCTGGCGCACCTTATTACGCAATCAAGATCGCTCCAGGGATCCATTACACCATGGGCGGTGTCAAAATCAACACAAATACGGAAGTACTCAATAAAGACGGAAAAGCGATTCCAGGTCTGTTCGCAGCAGGTGAGCTGACAGGCGGTCTGCACGGCCAGAATCGGATTGGCGGTAACTCCGTTGCGGAGATCATCATTTTTGGTCGCCAAGCAGGCATCAAATCGGCTGAATTCGTAAAAGCACCTTAA